The Flavobacterium sp. IMCC34852 genome contains the following window.
GGGATCTATCCCCAAACCGGTGATGTAATTAAACAAAGTAGTATCTCCTGGCCAAGCATTTGAACCGTCACTCAATGTTGTGGTGTTCGGTCCCGGTGCACTCATGGCATTACCGGTACTCAAAATAACTCCCGAAGTCAAAGGAAAATTAGGATTGGTATTCTGAAAATAACCTATCCCGTTTGAAGACCCAAAACTAGTTCCATTACTGGCACCACTTCCGGTACTCCAAGTAATATTACTGATTGTTCCTACACAAGAAGAACCAACAGATCCGGAAGCAAATAAAACATCCTGAACCAATTGCGGAACTGTATAGGTAGAATTGTCGACTGTTATCGGTTGAGATAACGATTTGAATGTCAATAAGAAAATCGGAATAAATAATAAAATTCGTTTCATGTAGACGAAATTTAAAAGCATTCTCCTCCATGAAGAACAACACTTAATGTTAATTTATTGTTTAAATCTCCAAATATAAGTATTCACAGAAAATAACTTTGTTAAATTTGCAGAAAAATACACTATTTCAATGAAAATCGCCATAAAAGAAACTCAAAACCCAACAATAATTAAATTTGAATTCCCTGATTTTATTACTCAAAATGAAAACTTCGAATTTAAAAACATAGACGAAGCCAAAAATTCTCCATTGGCCCAACAACTTTTTTACCTACCTTTTGTAAAAACCGTTTACATCTCCGGAAATTTTATCGCCATCGAAAGATTCAGCATCGTCGATTGGTCAGATGTTCAAGATGCCGTAGCCGAACAAATTGAAGATTTCGTCAACAAAGGTGGTGTTATCGTGTTGCCCAACGAAAATAAAACCAAAAAACAGGCCATCACAGTCTACGGCGAAACCACGCCCAATCCGGCTTCGCTGAAATTTGTGGTCAATAAAGGCCTAACCAAATCGACCTTCGAATTCAAAAATATCGATGAAGCTCAAGCTTCTCCACTAGCACAGGAATTGTTCAAATTTCATTATGTCAAAGAAATTTTTATTACCGAAAATTACATCTCGGTAACCAAATACGACAGTACTTCTTGGGACGAAATCACCTTAGAATTGCGCACTTTCATCAAACAATTCATTGAAAACGGCGGAACGGTTATCGACGAAACAGTAGCCGTTAATGACACCAAACAAGAAAAACAACAAATCAAAAACTTCGACCACCTCGATGTGACTTCCCAACAAATCATCAATATTTTAGAAGAATACGTAAAACCGGCTGTAGCTGCCGATGGCGGAAACATTCTTTTTGATTCCTATGACGAAACTGACAAACGCGTAAAAGTAGTACTCCAAGGTTCGTGCAACGGTTGCCCTTCCTCGACTTTCACCCTTAAAAACGGAATCGAAAACATGCTCAAAGACATGCTCAACGACAAAGACATTGTGGTCGAAGCACTTAACGGATAAGTATTTATTCAAAATAAAAAACTAACTTTAAGCGTCCAAATTGGGCGCTTTTTTTATTAATTTTTGAAGCTAATCCGGCTTTCTTCTGTATCTTTTGCTGCGCAAAAGGATGCCGTTCCAATCCGGGCTAAAATAACTGCTATGAACGAACTACATCTGGAAACCAGTCCATATCTTTTACAACACGCCAACAATCCCGTGCATTGGAAAGCCTGGAACGAAACCGCTTTGGCTCAAGCCCAAAAAGAAAATAAACTCATCCTAATCAGCATTGGCTATTCCGCTTGTCATTGGTGCCACGTCATGGAACACGAAAGTTTTGAAGACGAAGACGTGGCCAAGGTGATGAATGCACATTTTATCAATATCAAAATCGACCGAGAAGAACGTCCGGATATCGATGCTGTCTATATGAAAGCTGTACAAGTCATGACCGGTCGCGGTGGTTGGCCTATGAACGTGGTGGCCTTACCCGATGGCAGACCTATTTGGGGCGGAACTTATTTCAGAAAAAATGATTGGATCAATTCGCTCGAAAAACTTCAGGAAATTTACACCCAAAATCCGGAAACCATATACGATTATGCGCAACAACTCCATGAAGGACTGCAATCCATAAGCGTCATTCCGAAAACCGAATCACCTTCCGATTTTAATTTTGACATCCTTAAAACCTTACTCCAAAAATGGCAAAAAAGTTTCGATTGGGACTTCGGCGGTATGGCTCGTGCGCCCAAATTCATGATGCCCACCAATTACGAATTCCTGTTGCGTTACGCCTATCAAACCCAAAACCAAAACTTACTGGATTTTGTCAACCTAACCTTAACCAAAATGGCTTATGGCGGTTTATTCGACACCGTTGATGGTGGATTTTCACGCTATTCCGTTGACATGAAATGGCATGTGCCGCATTTTGAAAAAATGTTGTACGACAATGGCCAATTGGTTTCGCTTTATGCCAATGCTTATAAACTAACCCAAAATCCACTCTATAAAGAAGTCATCGAAAAGACTTTGACCTTCGTCGAAAAAGAATGGCTGACGACTGAAGGAAGTTTCTATTCCGCACTCGATGCCGACAGTTTAAATGCCGAAAATCATTTGGAAGAAGGCGCGTTTTATGTTTGGAACAAAGAAGAATTACAAGAATTACTCGGAGCAGATTTCGACTTGTTTTCGGAAGTTTTCAATATCAATGAATTCGGGCATTGGGAACATGGCAATTATGTTTTGATTCAAAATCAAACATTGGCACAAATCGCCGAAAAGCAAAATATGCCTTTAGAAACATTGGCACAAAAGAAAAAAAATTGGGAACAAAAACTTTATACGGAAAGAGAAAAACGCAGCAAACCAAGACTGGACGACAAATGCCTGACTTCTTGGAACGCCATTATGGGCAAAGGTTTTGTCGAAGCATACAAAGCATTGGGCGACCCAAAATATTTAGACATTGCTTTACAAAATGCCCATTTCATCACCAAGAATCTCTGGAGTTCAGAAGGCC
Protein-coding sequences here:
- a CDS encoding NifU family protein; this encodes MKIAIKETQNPTIIKFEFPDFITQNENFEFKNIDEAKNSPLAQQLFYLPFVKTVYISGNFIAIERFSIVDWSDVQDAVAEQIEDFVNKGGVIVLPNENKTKKQAITVYGETTPNPASLKFVVNKGLTKSTFEFKNIDEAQASPLAQELFKFHYVKEIFITENYISVTKYDSTSWDEITLELRTFIKQFIENGGTVIDETVAVNDTKQEKQQIKNFDHLDVTSQQIINILEEYVKPAVAADGGNILFDSYDETDKRVKVVLQGSCNGCPSSTFTLKNGIENMLKDMLNDKDIVVEALNG
- a CDS encoding thioredoxin domain-containing protein, whose protein sequence is MNELHLETSPYLLQHANNPVHWKAWNETALAQAQKENKLILISIGYSACHWCHVMEHESFEDEDVAKVMNAHFINIKIDREERPDIDAVYMKAVQVMTGRGGWPMNVVALPDGRPIWGGTYFRKNDWINSLEKLQEIYTQNPETIYDYAQQLHEGLQSISVIPKTESPSDFNFDILKTLLQKWQKSFDWDFGGMARAPKFMMPTNYEFLLRYAYQTQNQNLLDFVNLTLTKMAYGGLFDTVDGGFSRYSVDMKWHVPHFEKMLYDNGQLVSLYANAYKLTQNPLYKEVIEKTLTFVEKEWLTTEGSFYSALDADSLNAENHLEEGAFYVWNKEELQELLGADFDLFSEVFNINEFGHWEHGNYVLIQNQTLAQIAEKQNMPLETLAQKKKNWEQKLYTEREKRSKPRLDDKCLTSWNAIMGKGFVEAYKALGDPKYLDIALQNAHFITKNLWSSEGHLFRTYKNGKATINAYLEDYAHVIQGFITLYEATLDEHWLQNAKQLTDYSFDNFYDSNAEFFSFTSKTDEALITAYFEVEDNVIPAANSVMGSNLFRLSIYFNHSYYESIAEKMVQNIIPTIDYPSAFSNWLNLLLNYSEQNKELAICGEKAFDYLAQINQQYLPNIVTAGTVADSKLPFLEHRFVKNQSLLYLCQNKSCDLPTTDLQEIIKEITLNS